From one Pedobacter faecalis genomic stretch:
- the rlmB gene encoding 23S rRNA (guanosine(2251)-2'-O)-methyltransferase RlmB, whose amino-acid sequence MEYTGKPRRVRESNEFIFGIRAVIEAIKAGKDVENIYMQRGLSGSIILELKALLKGTDIPLHNVPVEKLNRMTTKNHQGVIAVISAIAFQKIEDIIPAIYEKGETPLVLILDGVTDVRNMGAIARTAACAGVHALVVPSKNSAQINADAIKTSAGALFSIPVCRHQNLHKTALFLQECGLQIVACTEKTSDLIYAPDYTLPTAIVMGSEDEGISNEIMRMANHLAKIPMQGEISSLNVSVSAGVILYEAIRQRTL is encoded by the coding sequence ATGGAGTATACTGGTAAACCGCGCCGCGTGCGCGAGAGCAATGAGTTCATTTTTGGCATCCGTGCTGTTATAGAGGCGATCAAAGCAGGCAAGGATGTAGAAAACATTTATATGCAGCGCGGCTTATCGGGTTCGATCATTCTTGAGCTAAAGGCCCTGTTAAAAGGTACAGATATACCGCTTCATAATGTGCCGGTCGAAAAACTGAACCGGATGACCACAAAGAATCACCAGGGTGTGATTGCAGTGATCTCCGCCATTGCCTTTCAAAAGATTGAAGATATTATTCCGGCGATATATGAAAAGGGCGAAACGCCCCTGGTGCTGATCCTTGATGGGGTGACCGATGTCAGAAATATGGGCGCTATTGCACGTACAGCCGCCTGTGCTGGAGTTCATGCGTTAGTCGTGCCATCTAAGAATTCTGCGCAGATCAATGCCGATGCAATTAAGACTTCTGCTGGTGCCTTGTTCAGCATTCCGGTATGCCGTCATCAGAATCTGCATAAAACGGCGCTGTTCCTGCAGGAATGCGGTCTGCAGATCGTAGCCTGCACAGAAAAGACCAGCGATTTGATCTATGCGCCCGACTATACCTTGCCAACCGCCATCGTTATGGGCTCAGAAGATGAAGGTATATCCAACGAAATCATGAGGATGGCCAATCATCTCGCTAAAATACCGATGCAGGGAGAGATCAGTTCCCTGAATGTTTCGGTGTCGGCCGGCGTAATT